A genomic region of Prionailurus bengalensis isolate Pbe53 chromosome D1, Fcat_Pben_1.1_paternal_pri, whole genome shotgun sequence contains the following coding sequences:
- the LOC122482633 gene encoding olfactory receptor 56A3: MTTHGNDSTSVSDFLLNCFVRSPSWQLWLSLPLSLLFLLAMGANVILLITIRLEVSLHQPMYYLLSIVSLLDIVVCLTVIPKVLAIFWFDLKSISFYACFLQMYIMNCFFAMESCTFMVMAYDRYVAVCHPLRYPSIITDQFVVKAAVFILARNALPTVSIPILSARLHYCGRNVIENCICANMSVSRLSCNDVTINRLLQFAGGWTLLGSDLILIFLSYTLILRAVLRLKAEGAVAKALSTCGSHFILILFFSTILLVFVLTHVVKKKVSPNVPVLLNVLHHVIPAALNPIVYGVRTQEIKQGIQRLLKKGW; encoded by the coding sequence ATGACAACTCATGGAAATGACTCCACTAGCGTTTCAGACTTTCTCCTGAATTGTTTTGTCAGGTCCCCCAGCTGGCAGCTCTGGctgtccctgcccctcagcctccTATTCCTCCTGGCCATGGGGGCTAACGTTATTCTCCTAATCACCATCCGGCTGGAGGTCTCTCTACACCAGCCCATGTACTACCTGCTCAGTATTGTCTCCCTGCTGGACATTGTTGTCTGCCTCACTGTCATCCCCAAAGTCCTGGCCATCTTCTGGTTTGACCTCAAGTCCATCAGTTTCTATGCCTGCTTCCTCCAGATGTACATCATGAATTGCTTCTTTGCCATGGAGTCCTGCACATTCATGgtcatggcctatgaccgctatgtaGCCGTCTGCCACCCACTGAGGTACCCATCCATCATCACTGACCAATTTGTAGTCAAGGCTGCTGTCTTTATTTTGGCCAGGAATGCACTTCCTACTGTGTCCATTCCCATCCTCTCTGCCCGGCTCCATTACTGTGGGAGAAATGTCATTGAGAATTGCATCTGTGCCAATATGTCTGTCTCCAGGCTCTCCTGTAATGATGTCACCATCAATCGCCTCCTCCAGTTTGCTGGAGGCTGGACACTGCTAGGATCCGACCTCATCCTCATCTTCCTCTCCTACACCCTCATACTGCGAGCGGTGCTGAGACTCAAGGCAGAGGGTGCTGTGGCCAAGGCCCTGAGCACATGTGGCTCCCACTTCATCCTTATCCTCTTCTTCAGCACCATCCTTCTGGTCTTCGTGCTCACTCATGTGGTGAAGAAGAAGGTCTCACCCAATGTGCCAGTCCTGCTCAACGTCCTCCACCATGTCATCCCTGCAGCCCTCAACCCTATAGTTTATGGAGTGCGAACCCAGGAGATCAAGCAAGGAATCCAGAGATTACTGAAGAAAGGGTGGTAA